The genomic interval CTGCTGGAATTTTGTCCACAACAGTATCGCCAGCTTCAGACTGAATTGTCACTTCATAACCACTCTCTACGGATGCAATATTGGTGATCGTACCTGCCGCAGAAGCGTTGTAGACCGCATTGTTGCTCTTTTCACCCGTTGGGTAAACTTGGCCTCGGCCTCGGTTGCCACCGACGTGAACAGAGTATTTACCAAACGAAATCGCCTTATTCGTGCCGGGATCAGGAGAAAGAACCGGGAAAACGATTTCCTGGTACTGATCGCCCGGTAGAGGCCCAACAATAATAATGTTGTCCTGGGTATCGCTGTAGTTTTGGAAGATGTAGCTCGGGCCAACTTCTTCCTTCATGTCCTCAGGGATACGGTCTTCAGGGGCAAGCTTGAAGCCTTCGGGCAACATCAACACAGCACCCACATTCAGAGGCCCCTTCTCACCCGTGCTGACAACCTGCTGCACGTTTGTGTCATAGGGAATTTTGACCACTGCTTTGAAGACCGTGTCCGGAAGAACGGACTGAGGAACTTCAATTTCAGTTGGCTTTGCGCCCAAGTGACAGTTTGCACAGACGATGCGTCCCGTCGGTTCGCGGGGCGTTTCGTAGTTCTGCTGTGCCCAGAAGGGATAAGCTGCTGCGGGAGCAGGTGCAGCTAGCAATGTCATTAAAGATGTGGCAACCAACGCCACTAGAAAAATGCCGAAGCGCGGCACGGACCAAACCTTTGTTTTCATCGTTATAGTACGCTCTCTACAATCGCTGCCTAAGACCACCACGGATCTTCGCCTGTGCGGAAATCGGTTTCCGTCCAAGGCGAGAAGGTTACTTTGCCGTCGTCGCTAACGTCTGCATGAACCAATGCTAAGGACAAGGGGGCAGGGCCGCGCACAACTTTTCCTTCGGAGTTGTATTGAGAACCGTGACAGGGGCAAATAAACTTGTTTTCACCGCTATTCCAGGGAACAACGCAACCCAAGTGGGTACACACAGCGTTCAATCCATAGGAGGCAATTTGATCG from Synechococcales cyanobacterium T60_A2020_003 carries:
- a CDS encoding apocytochrome f, producing MKTKVWSVPRFGIFLVALVATSLMTLLAAPAPAAAYPFWAQQNYETPREPTGRIVCANCHLGAKPTEIEVPQSVLPDTVFKAVVKIPYDTNVQQVVSTGEKGPLNVGAVLMLPEGFKLAPEDRIPEDMKEEVGPSYIFQNYSDTQDNIIIVGPLPGDQYQEIVFPVLSPDPGTNKAISFGKYSVHVGGNRGRGQVYPTGEKSNNAVYNASAAGTITNIASVESGYEVTIQSEAGDTVVDKIPAGPALIVSEGDAVTAGSALTSDPNVGGFGQKDAEIVLQNPNRIKGLLAFLGAVMITQIMLVLKKKQVEKVQAAEMTF